The Candidatus Cloacimonadota bacterium genome includes a region encoding these proteins:
- a CDS encoding uracil-DNA glycosylase has translation KTGEKIEKEKTREIFKDEGSFKSTGNVNNFKTIDNEEKFSLQLSELNKKYEHCTSCVLSETRHKFVFGEGNSQADIMFIAEAPGADEDKIGKPFVGKAGKLFDKMLLAVNLDRKKVYITNVVKCRPPKNRNPKIEEIEKCLPCLLQQISIIKPKIICALGKVAGNTLLQGDNTLGEMRAKFYPFNDSLVMVTYHPSALLYQNKWKRPTWEDLKMLRKKYQELGIN, from the coding sequence AAAACTGGTGAAAAAATTGAGAAAGAGAAAACCCGTGAAATATTTAAGGATGAAGGCTCTTTCAAAAGCACTGGGAACGTGAACAATTTTAAAACAATTGATAATGAAGAGAAGTTTTCTCTGCAACTATCTGAATTAAATAAAAAATATGAACATTGCACAAGTTGTGTGCTTAGTGAGACTCGCCACAAGTTCGTTTTTGGAGAAGGGAATAGTCAGGCGGATATTATGTTTATTGCAGAAGCACCGGGAGCGGATGAGGACAAAATAGGGAAACCATTTGTGGGCAAAGCCGGCAAATTATTTGATAAAATGTTACTTGCTGTCAACCTTGATAGAAAAAAAGTTTATATTACTAATGTTGTCAAGTGCCGTCCTCCAAAGAATCGAAATCCGAAAATTGAAGAGATTGAAAAATGTCTGCCCTGCCTTTTGCAACAAATTTCTATAATCAAGCCCAAAATCATTTGTGCTCTGGGAAAGGTTGCCGGAAACACGTTGTTACAGGGAGATAATACTTTGGGAGAAATGCGAGCTAAATTTTATCCGTTCAATGATTCGCTTGTTATGGTTACTTACCACCCATCTGCACTTTTGTATCAAAATAAATGGAAACGCCCTACGTGGGAAGATCTGAAAATGTTGAGAAAAAAATATCAAGAATTAGGAATTAATTAA
- the dnaB gene encoding replicative DNA helicase, with amino-acid sequence MADTNSAKTGSSNETDLRVPPHDINAEAAVLSAMMDDDWAASRAFEILSEEHFYKKTHRLIFRALDILYNKNIEIDLITIIDELKKSGNLEIIGGTPYLSEISDIVSSSANVEAHAKIVLEQATLRSLITTSNNIISDCYNSQSASKDIIERAEKAIFEVTQDLRHEGFERVSHYVSQTIGNIEKIAAQKSRVIGIASGFESLDNKIGGFQPGQFIVIAGRPSMGKTALAINMGFYTAMHQRKNVGIFSLEMDKEKLLMRMLSAGAEVSLSEMLQGYGMNQTKLFRITTVGDQLAEAAIFIDDEGSNTIADMRSKARRLKSEEGLDLLIIDYMQLMIPVASRQSRTQEITEISRGIKLLAKELEIPIIALSQLSRAPEKRPSNEPKLSDLRESGAIEQDADIVLLLYRDEYYTKEESKEPGVARVEIAKNRNGPQGRLKFEFVGEYTQFKPLREFE; translated from the coding sequence ATGGCAGACACTAATAGTGCAAAAACAGGTTCTTCCAATGAGACGGATCTTAGGGTTCCACCGCATGATATAAATGCTGAAGCTGCTGTTCTCAGTGCAATGATGGATGATGACTGGGCTGCAAGCAGGGCTTTTGAGATACTCAGTGAGGAGCATTTTTACAAAAAAACACACAGGTTGATTTTCCGAGCACTGGATATTCTCTATAATAAAAATATTGAAATAGATCTAATCACAATTATTGATGAACTCAAAAAAAGCGGGAATTTGGAAATTATCGGAGGAACACCATATTTATCCGAAATATCTGATATTGTTTCTTCGAGTGCCAATGTGGAAGCTCATGCAAAAATTGTTTTGGAACAGGCAACTTTGCGGAGTTTGATCACAACCTCAAATAATATTATTTCCGATTGCTACAATTCCCAAAGTGCAAGTAAAGACATTATAGAAAGAGCCGAGAAAGCAATTTTTGAAGTTACACAGGATCTGCGGCATGAAGGTTTTGAGCGTGTTTCCCATTATGTATCTCAGACGATCGGAAATATTGAAAAGATAGCTGCTCAAAAATCTCGTGTGATCGGGATTGCATCCGGATTTGAATCTTTGGACAACAAAATCGGCGGATTCCAACCCGGGCAGTTCATCGTAATTGCCGGAAGACCAAGTATGGGGAAAACTGCTCTTGCCATAAATATGGGTTTTTATACTGCTATGCACCAGAGGAAAAACGTAGGAATATTCAGCCTGGAAATGGATAAGGAAAAACTATTGATGCGTATGCTGAGTGCCGGTGCAGAGGTGTCTTTAAGCGAAATGTTGCAAGGATACGGAATGAATCAGACCAAACTCTTCCGAATCACAACAGTAGGCGACCAACTTGCCGAAGCAGCGATATTTATTGATGATGAAGGAAGCAATACTATCGCTGATATGCGTTCCAAAGCACGTAGATTAAAAAGTGAAGAGGGCTTGGATCTGCTCATCATTGACTATATGCAGCTGATGATACCGGTTGCTTCGAGACAAAGCAGAACTCAGGAAATTACTGAAATTTCACGGGGAATAAAATTATTGGCAAAGGAGCTTGAAATTCCGATTATCGCACTTTCTCAATTGAGTCGTGCTCCGGAAAAGCGACCAAGTAATGAACCCAAACTTTCTGACTTACGCGAATCAGGAGCAATTGAGCAAGATGCCGATATTGTGCTTCTCCTATATCGAGACGAATATTATACGAAAGAGGAGTCCAAAGAACCGGGAGTCGCACGCGTAGAAATTGCTAAAAATCGTAATGGTCCTCAAGGAAGATTGAAGTTCGAATTCGTGGGAGAATACACGCAGTTCAAACCTTTGCGGGAATTCGAATAA
- a CDS encoding ABC transporter permease, translated as MLFHLLAEVGKPVINSVKGIGKYFIFLCFTFSGLGKISSRISLTFSQMYKFGVESLPLIMITSAFTGMVTAVQASYQTGGFLPNRLVGVLIAKSTLIELAPVLTALVMAGKIGASLAAEIGTMRVSDQIDALEIIAINPYDYLVVPRVIAGLIMLPVLTVFSNVFGILSGYAVSVKIYHITQSDFINGIRDFFNPIDFWSGIIKALLFGFIITTVGCFQGFYTKGGAEGVGKATTRAVVVSSIMILITDFIVASIIFK; from the coding sequence ATGTTATTTCATTTGCTGGCAGAAGTTGGGAAACCGGTAATTAATTCCGTTAAAGGGATCGGCAAATATTTCATATTCCTTTGTTTTACTTTTTCCGGACTTGGAAAAATTTCCTCCCGTATTAGTCTGACTTTTTCACAGATGTACAAGTTTGGAGTGGAATCTCTCCCGCTTATTATGATTACCTCCGCTTTCACGGGAATGGTAACTGCGGTGCAGGCTTCTTACCAAACAGGAGGATTTCTTCCGAACAGATTGGTGGGAGTGCTGATTGCAAAATCAACCTTGATCGAACTTGCTCCGGTATTAACGGCACTTGTTATGGCAGGCAAAATTGGGGCATCTCTTGCCGCAGAAATTGGCACAATGCGGGTTTCCGATCAAATTGACGCTCTTGAGATTATTGCAATAAATCCTTATGACTATCTTGTTGTTCCACGGGTAATTGCCGGACTTATTATGCTACCGGTGCTAACGGTGTTTTCCAATGTTTTCGGAATTCTTTCCGGATATGCGGTTTCGGTGAAAATCTATCATATTACCCAATCGGATTTTATTAATGGAATCCGTGATTTTTTCAATCCGATTGATTTCTGGAGTGGGATAATAAAAGCGCTTTTGTTTGGTTTCATAATCACTACGGTTGGCTGTTTTCAGGGATTTTATACAAAAGGTGGGGCGGAAGGTGTGGGCAAAGCCACGACCCGTGCAGTTGTTGTCTCGTCAATTATGATCCTAATTACTGATTTTATCGTAGCTTCAATTATCTTTAAGTGA